In a genomic window of Polypterus senegalus isolate Bchr_013 chromosome 13, ASM1683550v1, whole genome shotgun sequence:
- the yipf5 gene encoding protein YIPF5 translates to MSGFDSFNTDFYQTSYSIDDQAQAYSNPADPYNRQYGNYDYSQPGGFVSPGMMPPQQQYTGQIYQPTQTYTPTSPQSVYGSSFEDEPPLLEELGINFDHIWQKTLTVLHPLKAADGSIMNETDLAGPMVFCLAFGATLLLAGKIQFGYVYGISAIGCLGMYCLLNLMSMTGVSFGCVASVLGYCLLPMIILSSFGILFSLQGMFGVVITALIIGWCSFSASKIFISALAMDGQQLLVAYPCALLYGVFALISVF, encoded by the exons ATGTCGGGGTTTGACAGCTTCAACACAGATTTTTACCAAACATCGTACAGCATTGATGATCAAGCACAAGCATATAGCAACCCAGCTGATCCATACAATAG GCAATATGGAAATTATGACTATTCCCAGCCTGGTGGATTTGTAAGTCCAGGAATGATGCCGCCCCAACAACAATATACCGGCCAAATCTATCAACCAACTCAAACATACACTCCAACAAGCCCTCAGTCGGTATATGGGAGCAGCTTTGAGGATGAGCCACCATTACTAGAGG AACTTGGAATTAATTTTGACCATATTTGGCAGAAGACATTAACAGTTCTACATCCACTCAAAGCAGCAGATGGCAGCATCATGAATGAAACAGATCTTGCAGGACCAATGGTTTTCTGTCTGGCATTTGGAGCAACTTTGCTACTG GCAGGAAAAATACAGTTTGGTTATGTTTATGGAATTAGTGCAATTGGCTGTCTGGGAATGTACTGCTTACTGAACCTGATGAGTATGACGGGTGTGTCATTCGGATGTGTCGCCAGTGTCCTGGGCTACTGTCTTTTGCCAATGATTATATTGTCTAGTTTTGGGATCCTGTTCTCGCTGCA AGGAATGTTTGGAGTAGTAATCACTGCTCTCATCATAGGCTGGTGTAGTTTCTCTGCTTCTAAAATCTTCATCTCTGCTCTCGCCATGGATGGACAGCAACTTTTAGTAGCATATCCCTGTGCATTATTGTATGGGGTGTTTGCattaatttctgtgttttga